In a single window of the Elaeis guineensis isolate ETL-2024a chromosome 8, EG11, whole genome shotgun sequence genome:
- the LOC105049947 gene encoding zinc finger protein CONSTANS-LIKE 9 isoform X2, with protein MGSLCDFCREQRSMVYCRSDAASLCLSCDLNVHSANALSRRHFRSLLCDRCISQPAIVRCIEENVSLCQNCDWNGHGGSASCHKKQTINGYSGCPSTAELSRIWSFVLEFPPMVDSNCEQGMGLMSINDNSVSNTGKMDDMESANKLNPWIGSSSISAVNPMVCTADQPAGSVDSTTHKLYSTGTKDLICKDDFYDDFNMDDVDLTFENYEELFGASHSNAEQLFDDAGIDSFFELNEIPAVNSNCQGEFVAEAESMQAAFSNAVSADSVMSNPGSKADPNPYFPARQAWSGLSLSFSGLTGESSAGDCQDCGMSSMLFMGEPPWCPTGPESSSYTPASRDSAVMRYKEKKKARKFEKKIRYESRKARADVRRRVKGRFVKAGEAYDYDPLC; from the exons ATGGGTTCTCTTTGTGATTTCTGCAGGGAGCAAAGATCTATGGTGTACTGCAGGTCTGATGCGGCTAGCTTATGCTTGTCATGCGACCTCAATGTTCATTCTGCAAATGCACTTTCTAGACGTCACTTTCGCTCTCTTCTATGCGATAGATGCATTTCGCAACCAGCCATAGTTAGGTGCATTGAAGAAAATGTTTCACTTTGCCAAAACTGTGATTGGAATGGGCATGGTGGTTCGGCTTCATGTCATAAAAAGCAGACAATCAATGGCTACTCAGGATGCCCATCAACAGCGGAACTTTCGAGAATTTGGTCCTTTGTGCTGGAGTTTCCTCCCATGGTAGATTCTAACTGTGAACAGGGGATGGGCTTGATGAGCATCAATGATAACAGTGTCAGTAACACAGGCAAGATGGATGATATGGAATCTGCCAATAAGCTCAATCCTTGGATTGGTTCATCTTCAATATCTGCAGTGAATCCTATGGTATGCACTGCAGATCAGCCAGCAGGTTCAGTGGATTCAACTACTCATAAG CTATACTCTACCGGGACAAAGGATCTTATCTGCAAGGATGACTTCTATGATGATTTCAACATGGATGATGTTGACTTGACTTTTGAGAATTATGAAGAACTATTTGGGGCATCTCATAGTAATGCTGAACAGCTTTTTGATGATGCAGGAATTGACAGTTTTTTTGAATTGAACGAAATACCAGCTGTCAATTCCAACTGCCAGGGTGAATTTGTTGCAGAG GCTGAATCTATGCAAGCAGCATTTAGCAATGCAGTATCTGCTGATTCTGTGATGTCAAATCCTGGAAGTAAAGCAGATCCTAACCCGTATTTCCCAGCAAGGCAAGCTTGGTCCGGTCTATCTCTTTCCTTTTCTGGTTTGACTGGTGAAAGCAGTGCTGGAGATTGTCAAGATTGTGGGATGTCATCGATGCTTTTTATGGGTGAGCCACCTTGGTGCCCTACTGGTCCAGAGAGTTCCTCATACACTCCGGCTAGCAGGGACAGTGCTGTGATGCGTtacaaggaaaagaagaaggcacgCAA gtttgagaaaaaaattaggtATGAATCTAGGAAAGCAAGGGCAGATGTCAGGCGGCGTGTGAAGGGACGGTTTGTTAAGGCAGGTGAAGCTTATGATTATGATCCACTCTGCTAG
- the LOC105049947 gene encoding zinc finger protein CONSTANS-LIKE 9 isoform X1 → MGSLCDFCREQRSMVYCRSDAASLCLSCDLNVHSANALSRRHFRSLLCDRCISQPAIVRCIEENVSLCQNCDWNGHGGSASCHKKQTINGYSGCPSTAELSRIWSFVLEFPPMVDSNCEQGMGLMSINDNSVSNTGKMDDMESANKLNPWIGSSSISAVNPMVCTADQPAGSVDSTTHKLYSTGTKDLICKDDFYDDFNMDDVDLTFENYEELFGASHSNAEQLFDDAGIDSFFELNEIPAVNSNCQGEFVAEVSCGGQAESMQAAFSNAVSADSVMSNPGSKADPNPYFPARQAWSGLSLSFSGLTGESSAGDCQDCGMSSMLFMGEPPWCPTGPESSSYTPASRDSAVMRYKEKKKARKFEKKIRYESRKARADVRRRVKGRFVKAGEAYDYDPLC, encoded by the exons ATGGGTTCTCTTTGTGATTTCTGCAGGGAGCAAAGATCTATGGTGTACTGCAGGTCTGATGCGGCTAGCTTATGCTTGTCATGCGACCTCAATGTTCATTCTGCAAATGCACTTTCTAGACGTCACTTTCGCTCTCTTCTATGCGATAGATGCATTTCGCAACCAGCCATAGTTAGGTGCATTGAAGAAAATGTTTCACTTTGCCAAAACTGTGATTGGAATGGGCATGGTGGTTCGGCTTCATGTCATAAAAAGCAGACAATCAATGGCTACTCAGGATGCCCATCAACAGCGGAACTTTCGAGAATTTGGTCCTTTGTGCTGGAGTTTCCTCCCATGGTAGATTCTAACTGTGAACAGGGGATGGGCTTGATGAGCATCAATGATAACAGTGTCAGTAACACAGGCAAGATGGATGATATGGAATCTGCCAATAAGCTCAATCCTTGGATTGGTTCATCTTCAATATCTGCAGTGAATCCTATGGTATGCACTGCAGATCAGCCAGCAGGTTCAGTGGATTCAACTACTCATAAG CTATACTCTACCGGGACAAAGGATCTTATCTGCAAGGATGACTTCTATGATGATTTCAACATGGATGATGTTGACTTGACTTTTGAGAATTATGAAGAACTATTTGGGGCATCTCATAGTAATGCTGAACAGCTTTTTGATGATGCAGGAATTGACAGTTTTTTTGAATTGAACGAAATACCAGCTGTCAATTCCAACTGCCAGGGTGAATTTGTTGCAGAG GTATCATGTGGTGGACAGGCTGAATCTATGCAAGCAGCATTTAGCAATGCAGTATCTGCTGATTCTGTGATGTCAAATCCTGGAAGTAAAGCAGATCCTAACCCGTATTTCCCAGCAAGGCAAGCTTGGTCCGGTCTATCTCTTTCCTTTTCTGGTTTGACTGGTGAAAGCAGTGCTGGAGATTGTCAAGATTGTGGGATGTCATCGATGCTTTTTATGGGTGAGCCACCTTGGTGCCCTACTGGTCCAGAGAGTTCCTCATACACTCCGGCTAGCAGGGACAGTGCTGTGATGCGTtacaaggaaaagaagaaggcacgCAA gtttgagaaaaaaattaggtATGAATCTAGGAAAGCAAGGGCAGATGTCAGGCGGCGTGTGAAGGGACGGTTTGTTAAGGCAGGTGAAGCTTATGATTATGATCCACTCTGCTAG